The following proteins come from a genomic window of Acinonyx jubatus isolate Ajub_Pintada_27869175 chromosome C1, VMU_Ajub_asm_v1.0, whole genome shotgun sequence:
- the PIGV gene encoding GPI mannosyltransferase 2 isoform X2, protein MWPMDPSRKEVLRFAVSCRVLTLVLQVLTRFLGSSTPIVYWFPAYLLQDQEPLLRSLETVPWKPLAGACPPGQKVPRNSIMGLLYNWKTCSLVTRCILGYFLSYWLLGLLLHCNFLPWT, encoded by the exons ATGTGGCCTATGGATCCATCCAGGAAAGAGGTGCTGAGGTTTGCAGTCAGCTGCCGTGTCCTGACTCTGGTGCTGCAG GTTCTCACCAGATTTCTAGGTTCCTCCACTCCTATTGTGTACTGGTTTCCAGCTTACTTGCTTCAGGATCAAGAGCCACTGTTGAGATCCCTGGAGACTGTGCCTTGGAAGCCGCTTGCAGGGGCCTGCCCACCAGGACAAAAGGTCCCCAGGAATTCTATCATGGGACTTTTGTACAACTGGAAAACCTGTTCTCTAGTCACACGATGCATTCTGGGCTACTTCCTGTCTTACTGGCTCCTGGGACTACTCCTACATTGCAACTTCCTGCCTTGGACGTGA
- the PIGV gene encoding GPI mannosyltransferase 2 isoform X1 — MWPMDPSRKEVLRFAVSCRVLTLVLQALFNVVIPDHRAEAFSPPRLTPSGSVDQLVEGLLGGLSHWDAEHFLFIAEHGYLYEHNFAFFPGFPLALLVGAELLRPLRALLNLRSCLLISVALLNSLFSVLAAVALHDLGCLVLHCPRQAFYGALLFCLSPANVFLAAGYSEALFALLTFSAMGQLERGRSWTSGLLFALATGVRSNGLVNIGFLVYSQCQSFLSSLMVLNPLRQLLKLMGSVFLSVLILGLPFALFQYYAYTQFCLSGSAHPIPKPLLQLAVDKGYRIVEGNEPPWCSWELPLIYSYIQDIYWNVGFLRYYELKQVPNFLLAAPVALLVAWATWTYVTTHPWFCLTLGMQRSKKSKTLEKSDSGFLGPRVFVYLVHAAALLLFGSLCMHVQVLTRFLGSSTPIVYWFPAYLLQDQEPLLRSLETVPWKPLAGACPPGQKVPRNSIMGLLYNWKTCSLVTRCILGYFLSYWLLGLLLHCNFLPWT; from the exons ATGTGGCCTATGGATCCATCCAGGAAAGAGGTGCTGAGGTTTGCAGTCAGCTGCCGTGTCCTGACTCTGGTGCTGCAG GCTCTCTTCAATGTCGTCATCCCAGATCACCGTGCAGAAGCCTTCTCTCCTCCTCGCCTCACCCCCTCGGGCTCTGTGGACCAACTTGTGGAAGGTCTTCTGGGTGGCCTGTCTCACTGGGATGCGGAACACTTCCTGTTCATTGCCGAGCATGGCTATCTGTATGAGCACAACTTTGCCTTCTTCCCTGGCTTCCCCCTGGCTCTCCTGGTGGGAGCTGAACTCCTGAGACCCCTGCGGGCATTACTGAACCTACGGAGTTGCCTGTTAATCTCAGTAGCATTGCTCAATTCTTTGTTCTCCGTCCTGGCTGCAGTCGCACTTCACGACCTGGGCTGTCTGGTTTTGCACTGTCCCCGCCAGGCCTTTTACGGAGCCCTGCTCTTCTGCCTCAGCCCAGCCAATGTCTTCCTGGCAGCTGGTTACTCAGAAGCTTTGTTTGCCCTCCTGACATTCAGCGCCATGGGGCAGCTGGAAAGGGGCCGAAGCTGGACTAGTGGACTCCTCTTTGCCCTTGCCACTGGTGTACGTTCCAATGGGCTGGTCAACATTGGCTTCCTCGTGTATTCTCAGTGCCAAagctttctgtcttctctcatgGTGCTGAATCCTCTGAGACAGCTCTTGAAGCTGATGGgctctgtgttcctctctgtGCTCATACTTGGCCTTCCCTTTGCCCTCTTTCAGTATTATGCCTATACTCAGTTCTGTCTGTCAGGCTCAGCCCACCCCATCCCTAAGCCCTTGCTGCAGTTAGCTGTTGACAAGGGCTACCGGATCGTGGAGGGAAATGAGCCACCTTGGTGCTCCTGGGAACTTCCCCTAATATATAGCTATATCCAGGATATCTACTGGAATGTTGGCTTTTTGAGATACTATGAGCTCAAGCAGGTGCCCAATTTCCTACTGGCTGCACCAGTGGCCCTCCTGGTTGCCTGGGCCACGTGGACATATGTGACCACCCACCCTTGGTTCTGCCTTACCCTTGGAATGCAAAGGAGCAAGAAGAGTAAGACCCTAGAAAAATCTGATTCTGGATTCCTCGGTCCTCGGGTGTTTGTGTACCTGGTCCACGCTGCAGCACTGCTGCTGTTTGGCAGTCTGTGCATGCATGTTCAG GTTCTCACCAGATTTCTAGGTTCCTCCACTCCTATTGTGTACTGGTTTCCAGCTTACTTGCTTCAGGATCAAGAGCCACTGTTGAGATCCCTGGAGACTGTGCCTTGGAAGCCGCTTGCAGGGGCCTGCCCACCAGGACAAAAGGTCCCCAGGAATTCTATCATGGGACTTTTGTACAACTGGAAAACCTGTTCTCTAGTCACACGATGCATTCTGGGCTACTTCCTGTCTTACTGGCTCCTGGGACTACTCCTACATTGCAACTTCCTGCCTTGGACGTGA